One stretch of Corallococcus soli DNA includes these proteins:
- a CDS encoding phosphotransferase enzyme family protein → MHPELVRRFHEPIRDEAARRYGLSPEQLTELAAFENFVYEAENDDGEGIILRISHSTRRTIDYTLGEVEFVRYLAAARIPIASPILSDSGQFVERIEDREPGSYFVATAFERAPGIVFDDAPPLKERYWKPPLFRDLGRLFARLHNRAVTYAPSSPRLKRQEWHEYDVVDIDRFAPPEERLVRERTAAIIARLNRLPRTPESYGLIHADLHMHNFCFAEGKITAFDFDNCEYAWFVKDIAVLLFYIARGEAREARDEAAAAFLGPFLEGYRELRRMEREWLAAVPDLLALQRSMNYALFHQYRDPAVLDESTLDRWGRFRRDIEADTPILQIDFTSY, encoded by the coding sequence ATGCATCCAGAGCTCGTCCGCCGCTTCCACGAACCGATTCGCGATGAGGCTGCGCGCCGGTATGGCCTGTCGCCCGAGCAGCTCACCGAGCTCGCGGCCTTCGAGAACTTCGTCTACGAGGCGGAGAACGACGACGGCGAAGGCATCATCTTGCGCATCTCGCACAGTACGCGGCGAACGATCGACTACACGCTGGGTGAGGTCGAGTTCGTTCGCTATCTGGCCGCCGCGCGCATTCCAATCGCCTCGCCGATCCTCTCCGATTCGGGGCAGTTCGTGGAGCGGATCGAAGACCGCGAGCCCGGCAGCTACTTCGTCGCCACCGCGTTCGAGCGCGCGCCGGGCATCGTCTTCGACGACGCGCCTCCGCTCAAGGAGCGCTACTGGAAGCCCCCCCTGTTCCGCGACCTGGGCCGGCTGTTCGCGCGGCTCCACAACCGCGCCGTGACCTACGCGCCTTCGAGCCCCAGGCTCAAGCGCCAGGAATGGCATGAGTACGACGTGGTCGACATCGACCGGTTCGCGCCCCCCGAGGAGAGGCTCGTTCGCGAGCGCACCGCGGCGATCATCGCGCGATTGAACCGGCTACCGCGAACACCGGAGAGCTACGGGCTGATCCACGCCGATCTCCACATGCACAACTTCTGCTTCGCCGAAGGGAAGATCACCGCGTTCGACTTCGACAACTGCGAGTACGCGTGGTTCGTCAAGGACATCGCGGTGCTCCTCTTCTACATCGCGCGAGGCGAGGCTCGAGAGGCGCGCGACGAAGCAGCCGCTGCGTTCCTGGGGCCGTTCCTCGAAGGGTATCGGGAGCTCCGACGGATGGAGCGCGAGTGGCTCGCGGCCGTGCCGGACCTGCTCGCGCTCCAGCGCTCGATGAATTACGCGCTGTTCCACCAGTATCGCGACCCGGCCGTGCTCGACGAGAGCACGCTCGACAGGTGGGGGCGGTTCCGGCGCGACATCGAAGCGGACACACCCATCCTGCAGATTGATTTCACGAGCTACTAA
- a CDS encoding TolC family protein yields the protein MRLRFTLALLATLCSGCELIRPVVVEPPLAPSSYSTAVDLRTQPPQPSSAPEGGVPSPQPSEEGAPAQPAERVTQDAVWWSAFADPALDTAIQECFGDNLALRDARELIYENQLDPAVPQGWWYPLQVGILNPAGLRHVVANLPPAPPTRTEYSVATASVGVAYQVDLFGALDAQRRAGLNFAEQQRQLTEGRVQDLAVRITQIWFDILEARALRDLTLRQIDYNKELLQLIRARFEQHLTPRLVVLQQEQLLLNLESQVPLIATRNALLNSELKALLGRVPSPADDVVPLDRRLPDLPPPPKLGTPGDLNVNTPEMRLAELRVAEVEHRINANLASWLPTIELVGNVGASKFGFSEEPVLGESVVGVGLTWALFDGRRVTEYLRLPIQLQRRHVQYQLALHTAIGRVQDAVVQEENEATSLRSLRAQVQLGRQLLDEARRIFEQGQSDYLTVLSALTNLVGLERASLQAQRLLLNHRVEVYRSLGGTWSRDVTLERE from the coding sequence ATGAGACTTCGATTTACGCTCGCCCTCCTCGCGACGCTCTGCTCCGGTTGCGAGCTGATCCGTCCCGTCGTCGTCGAACCGCCTCTGGCGCCGAGCAGCTACTCGACCGCCGTCGATCTGCGCACCCAGCCGCCCCAACCGTCCAGCGCACCCGAGGGCGGGGTTCCAAGCCCGCAGCCGTCGGAGGAGGGCGCGCCCGCGCAGCCAGCCGAGCGCGTCACCCAGGACGCAGTCTGGTGGTCGGCGTTCGCCGATCCGGCTCTCGACACGGCCATCCAGGAGTGCTTCGGCGACAACCTGGCCCTGCGCGACGCGCGGGAGCTGATCTACGAGAACCAGCTCGACCCCGCCGTGCCGCAAGGTTGGTGGTACCCGCTCCAGGTCGGCATCCTGAACCCGGCGGGGCTGCGTCATGTCGTTGCCAACCTTCCGCCCGCGCCGCCAACCCGGACCGAGTACAGCGTCGCCACCGCCAGTGTCGGCGTGGCCTACCAGGTCGACCTGTTTGGAGCCCTTGATGCGCAGCGGCGCGCGGGATTGAACTTCGCCGAGCAGCAGCGGCAGCTCACCGAGGGCCGCGTCCAGGACCTCGCGGTGCGGATCACCCAGATCTGGTTCGACATCCTCGAGGCCCGCGCGCTCCGGGACCTCACGCTGCGGCAGATCGACTACAACAAGGAGCTGCTCCAGCTGATTCGAGCGCGGTTCGAGCAGCACCTCACGCCCCGGCTCGTGGTGCTGCAGCAGGAGCAGCTGCTGCTGAACCTCGAATCGCAGGTGCCGCTGATCGCCACCCGGAACGCGCTCTTGAATTCGGAGCTGAAGGCGCTGCTGGGCCGGGTACCAAGCCCCGCCGACGACGTCGTTCCACTCGATCGACGGCTTCCCGATCTCCCGCCCCCACCGAAACTCGGAACGCCGGGCGACCTGAACGTGAACACGCCCGAGATGCGGCTCGCGGAGCTGCGCGTCGCCGAGGTCGAGCACCGCATCAACGCGAACCTGGCGAGCTGGCTTCCGACGATTGAACTGGTGGGCAACGTGGGCGCTTCGAAGTTCGGCTTCTCGGAGGAGCCGGTCCTGGGCGAGTCCGTCGTCGGGGTGGGCCTGACCTGGGCCCTGTTCGATGGAAGGCGGGTCACCGAGTACTTGCGACTGCCGATCCAGCTCCAGCGTCGCCATGTCCAATACCAGCTCGCGCTGCACACCGCGATCGGACGGGTGCAGGATGCCGTGGTCCAGGAGGAGAACGAGGCGACGAGCCTGCGCAGCCTGCGCGCGCAGGTCCAGCTCGGGCGGCAGCTCCTGGATGAGGCGAGGCGGATCTTCGAGCAGGGGCAGTCGGACTATCTGACGGTGCTCAGCGCCCTGACGAATCTGGTCGGGCTTGAGCGCGCAAGTCTGCAAGCGCAACGGCTGCTGCTCAACCATCGCGTCGAGGTCTATCGTTCGCTCGGCGGCACCTGGTCGCGCGACGTCACACTGGAGCGGGAGTGA
- a CDS encoding DUSAM domain-containing protein translates to MTNDINWDGVRELAARIEAGEALVLTPDVRGLLLRTAREVAIPATDAQAAVQDVATATALLREARARIREGSMRLMVVRSEVRRLRQERDSAGARKVLENLLAEEVVPLYREQAELALEDLD, encoded by the coding sequence ATGACCAATGACATCAACTGGGACGGCGTGCGCGAACTCGCAGCCCGCATCGAGGCAGGCGAGGCGTTGGTGCTCACTCCCGACGTGAGAGGGCTGCTGTTGCGCACAGCGCGCGAGGTGGCGATACCCGCCACGGACGCCCAGGCAGCAGTCCAAGACGTGGCCACCGCGACCGCCCTCCTGCGCGAAGCCCGGGCGCGGATCCGCGAGGGCTCCATGCGGCTGATGGTCGTGAGGTCCGAAGTCCGGCGTCTCCGGCAGGAGCGCGACTCCGCTGGCGCGCGGAAGGTGCTGGAGAACCTGCTCGCAGAGGAGGTGGTGCCACTCTATCGCGAGCAGGCAGAGTTGGCGCTGGAGGACCTGGACTGA
- a CDS encoding NlpC/P60 family protein: MGGPDWRATHNTDRLWDACKSVASVANLQPGDLMLYGKAGDPDHVMVHVGAGVVVGASGGGRRTLTLEGAARLDAKVKAFARPEYRPDILGFRRLPFVS, encoded by the coding sequence GTGGGCGGGCCCGACTGGCGCGCGACGCACAACACGGACCGGCTGTGGGACGCGTGCAAGTCGGTGGCGAGCGTGGCGAACCTCCAGCCCGGGGACCTGATGCTGTACGGCAAGGCGGGCGACCCGGACCACGTGATGGTGCACGTGGGTGCGGGCGTGGTGGTGGGCGCCTCCGGTGGCGGTCGCCGCACGCTCACCCTGGAGGGCGCGGCGCGCCTGGACGCGAAGGTGAAGGCCTTCGCGCGCCCGGAGTACCGGCCCGACATCCTCGGCTTCCGGCGCCTGCCCTTCGTCTCCTGA
- a CDS encoding alpha/beta hydrolase family protein, with the protein MRLFSSTLLSLVLLGTLPTACCSTTDSASNSCQGPGQTPTDPGGVQVTRIGGGELNAAGQTWPYQLLRLEVPGRAATYAQWFPPRKPGVSPTVMITKPYDGISWTGEAVDAKWASRGNGLHPDDSEPHHGPGSSPIAFTPTTPEIISGEAFVYLFHDFGVLAVFGRFYAGGDLQNDRDDMNAGMRFLAQASNVDTTRIGVFGGSWGGYEALYAAADAPATVTPRVGVALSPLSDFAQEVDYVNRIVPSRVSDPAMRTRYQQFFEPYFRRIFATTGGDPVTTSGTDYSRWDAAHLVDQVQTPFLILHDDWDTLIPVEHTRALASLAPQRFTPLYFQNTGAVNWNTLAPDHGPTLAANGSVAITLGVGHLLLKLGAAEQTLLIPHADGGVRAWLQGVRALQQQDRDVRDVAPRLLELTDPRVQMFEATVGSVQPGAAFVAAQVNAVWGTSFTDATIRAALEAGLPTP; encoded by the coding sequence ATGCGCCTCTTCTCGTCCACCCTGCTCTCCCTCGTCCTGCTCGGCACCCTCCCCACGGCCTGCTGCAGCACCACGGATTCGGCCTCCAACTCCTGCCAGGGCCCGGGTCAAACCCCCACCGACCCGGGAGGCGTCCAGGTCACGCGGATTGGCGGGGGCGAGCTGAACGCCGCGGGCCAGACGTGGCCCTACCAGCTCCTGAGGCTGGAGGTGCCCGGCCGGGCCGCCACCTACGCCCAGTGGTTCCCGCCCCGGAAGCCGGGCGTGTCCCCCACGGTGATGATCACCAAGCCGTATGACGGCATCTCCTGGACCGGAGAGGCCGTGGACGCGAAGTGGGCCTCGCGCGGCAATGGCCTGCACCCCGACGACAGTGAGCCGCACCACGGGCCGGGCTCGTCACCCATCGCCTTCACGCCCACGACGCCGGAGATCATCTCCGGTGAGGCGTTCGTCTACCTGTTCCATGACTTCGGCGTGCTCGCCGTCTTCGGCCGGTTCTACGCGGGTGGCGATCTCCAGAACGATCGCGACGACATGAACGCGGGCATGCGCTTCCTCGCCCAGGCCTCCAACGTGGACACGACCCGCATCGGCGTCTTCGGCGGATCCTGGGGCGGCTACGAGGCGCTCTACGCCGCGGCGGATGCACCGGCCACCGTGACGCCGCGCGTGGGCGTCGCCCTGTCTCCCCTGTCCGACTTCGCCCAGGAGGTGGACTACGTAAACCGCATCGTCCCCTCGCGCGTGAGCGACCCGGCGATGCGCACGCGCTACCAGCAGTTCTTCGAGCCCTACTTCCGCCGCATCTTCGCCACCACCGGCGGCGACCCGGTGACGACGTCGGGCACGGACTACTCGCGCTGGGATGCGGCCCACCTCGTCGACCAGGTCCAGACGCCGTTCCTCATCCTCCATGACGACTGGGACACCCTCATCCCCGTGGAGCACACGCGCGCCCTCGCGTCCCTCGCGCCCCAGCGCTTCACGCCGCTGTACTTCCAGAACACCGGGGCCGTGAACTGGAACACGCTGGCCCCGGACCACGGGCCCACGCTCGCCGCGAACGGCAGCGTCGCCATCACGCTGGGCGTGGGGCACCTCCTCCTGAAGCTGGGCGCGGCGGAGCAGACGCTGCTCATCCCCCACGCGGACGGCGGAGTGCGCGCGTGGCTCCAGGGCGTGCGCGCGCTCCAGCAGCAGGACCGCGACGTCCGCGACGTGGCGCCCCGGCTCCTGGAGCTCACGGACCCACGCGTGCAGATGTTCGAGGCCACCGTGGGCAGCGTGCAGCCGGGCGCCGCCTTCGTCGCGGCGCAGGTCAACGCAGTCTGGGGCACGAGCTTCACCGACGCCACCATCCGTGCGGCGCTGGAAGCGGGTCTGCCCACGCCGTAG
- a CDS encoding ATP-binding cassette domain-containing protein yields the protein MTRSHSDLLWPVERLPDALEQLAQRQGYGRAAGEIAPPAAAVEPSRVWMFALGDRLGVELEPITPLYHELPDVLERAAPCILQVRRDGVPSYLVLLGTRRGKLRLLARDATAVSVQTKSALALLREEQEATVAEVDQLLGGVEMSPRAREHARSKMLLQRLGQAQLRTGWIMRPRRTASRRTLLGDIPSLAAGILVSHTLLSLVLAGSFWLLGRAALQAHLETGWFLGWIAVIACAIPLRMLEVWWQGVFSIRLGTLLKQQLLAGTLKLTPDEVRLDGIGRHFGRVAEAEVVEQLAVGGALLAVLSLVDLILAGVILVLGAGGWPQAVVLALWVVVALVLARRHYGVQRAWSSARVEITHDLLERMLGHRTRLAQLPLERWHDGEDVRLSSYSEISKVMDRRTMQLTALLRDGWLVLALLTLLPAFSSGTANASALAVSVGGILLALRAFDEVAVYFQQVSQAAVSFEQIRDLLLAVGRPELESKVPLEMEGGKPTDAAGGTLIEARGVTFRHDARTRPVLENCSFQIAQGDRILLEGPSGGGKSTLVSLLTGLRAPQGGVMLLHALDRATFGSSGWRKRITAAPQFHENHVLSGSFAYNLLLGREWPTSPELRTKAAALCKELGLDELVAKMPAGLEEMIGETGWQLSHGEKSRLYIARTLLQGVELVILDESFASLDPETMRVAQRCVLNHAKALVVVSHP from the coding sequence ATGACGCGCTCGCACTCCGACCTGCTGTGGCCGGTCGAGCGACTGCCCGACGCGCTGGAGCAGCTGGCGCAGAGGCAAGGCTATGGCAGGGCCGCGGGCGAGATCGCTCCGCCCGCGGCGGCCGTCGAGCCGAGCCGGGTCTGGATGTTCGCGCTCGGAGATCGACTCGGCGTGGAGCTCGAGCCGATCACGCCGCTCTACCACGAGCTGCCCGACGTCCTCGAACGCGCCGCGCCCTGCATCCTCCAGGTCCGGCGAGACGGCGTCCCGTCCTATCTGGTGCTGCTGGGGACGCGGCGCGGGAAGCTGCGCCTGCTCGCGCGCGACGCCACGGCGGTTTCGGTCCAGACGAAGAGCGCGCTCGCGCTCCTGCGCGAAGAGCAGGAAGCCACCGTCGCCGAGGTGGACCAGCTGCTCGGCGGCGTGGAGATGTCGCCCCGTGCGCGCGAGCACGCCCGCTCAAAGATGCTGCTGCAGCGGCTGGGCCAGGCGCAGCTGCGCACCGGCTGGATCATGCGCCCCAGGCGCACCGCGAGCCGGCGGACGCTGCTCGGCGACATCCCGTCGCTCGCCGCCGGCATCCTCGTGAGCCACACGCTCCTCTCGCTGGTGCTGGCGGGCTCGTTCTGGTTGCTCGGTCGCGCCGCGCTCCAGGCCCACCTTGAAACCGGCTGGTTCCTGGGCTGGATCGCCGTGATCGCGTGCGCGATTCCGCTGCGCATGCTCGAGGTGTGGTGGCAGGGCGTGTTCTCGATCCGGCTCGGAACGCTGCTGAAGCAGCAGCTCCTGGCGGGAACCCTCAAGCTGACCCCCGACGAGGTGCGGCTCGACGGCATCGGCCGCCATTTCGGCCGCGTCGCCGAGGCCGAGGTCGTCGAGCAGCTTGCGGTCGGCGGCGCCCTGCTCGCGGTGTTGTCGCTCGTCGACTTGATCCTGGCGGGCGTCATCCTCGTGCTCGGGGCGGGAGGGTGGCCCCAGGCGGTGGTGCTCGCCCTGTGGGTCGTGGTCGCGCTCGTCCTCGCGCGCCGCCACTACGGCGTCCAGCGGGCGTGGTCGAGCGCGCGCGTCGAGATCACCCACGACCTGCTCGAGCGCATGCTCGGCCATCGAACGCGGCTGGCGCAGCTTCCACTCGAGCGCTGGCATGATGGTGAAGACGTCCGCTTGAGCTCCTACTCCGAGATCTCGAAGGTCATGGATCGCCGGACCATGCAGCTGACCGCGCTCCTGCGCGACGGCTGGTTGGTGCTCGCCCTGCTGACCTTGCTGCCGGCGTTCAGCAGCGGTACGGCCAATGCCAGCGCGCTGGCGGTGTCCGTGGGCGGCATCTTGCTCGCGCTGCGAGCCTTCGACGAGGTCGCCGTCTACTTCCAGCAGGTCTCCCAGGCGGCTGTGTCATTCGAGCAGATCCGCGACTTGTTGCTCGCGGTGGGCCGCCCCGAGCTCGAATCGAAAGTCCCTCTCGAAATGGAGGGAGGCAAGCCTACCGACGCCGCCGGCGGAACCCTCATCGAGGCGCGAGGCGTGACCTTCCGGCACGACGCGCGCACCCGGCCGGTGCTCGAGAACTGCTCGTTCCAGATCGCGCAGGGCGACCGCATCCTGCTGGAGGGCCCATCGGGCGGTGGCAAGTCGACGCTGGTGTCGCTGTTGACGGGCCTGAGGGCGCCGCAGGGCGGTGTGATGCTGCTGCACGCGTTGGACCGCGCGACGTTCGGCTCCTCGGGCTGGCGCAAGCGCATCACCGCCGCGCCGCAGTTCCACGAGAACCACGTCCTGTCCGGCAGCTTCGCGTACAATCTCCTGCTCGGGCGCGAGTGGCCGACCTCGCCCGAGCTGCGGACCAAGGCCGCCGCGCTGTGCAAGGAGCTCGGGCTGGACGAGCTGGTCGCCAAGATGCCCGCCGGCCTCGAGGAGATGATCGGCGAGACCGGCTGGCAACTCTCGCACGGCGAGAAGAGCCGGCTCTACATCGCGCGCACGCTGCTGCAGGGGGTCGAGCTGGTCATCCTCGATGAGAGCTTCGCCTCCCTCGATCCCGAGACCATGCGGGTCGCGCAGCGCTGCGTCCTCAACCACGCGAAAGCCCTCGTGGTCGTCAGTCACCCATGA
- a CDS encoding HlyD family secretion protein has translation MAYPFERTLRSLNYESDTRLVFVALMVLCTGGLFAWSLFAKVPLVKASSQARIEPHNAVHRIEPPSAGRVVLSRLKLDQEVKEGDLLIEFDARAERLELERSKATLAATEKELAIIRQQITNKHEEAALTAKVDEVAVKEALGREQELAPRHRLAVERAQLALKSPTGSVSEMEKLERTTDVDALRFAQTAQGLALIRLQREQNVRRQALAAQLLELEREQLGAEGRIRDLQGTIDRLEYQIERKLYRAPATGHLVDVAELGAGAFIADGQRVGTIVASDAEVRVRARFPKEVVGLIQPGQTARLKLDGYPMTIYGTVPARVTAVGTEPGQTATPEAIPGTVRVELKFAPPDDPRIQLRHGMTLVVEVEVARASPVALLMRAVGEWNPQPEEPPTTVFRPEAEAR, from the coding sequence ATGGCATATCCCTTCGAGCGGACCCTTCGTTCCCTGAACTACGAGTCGGACACGCGCCTCGTGTTTGTCGCTCTGATGGTGTTGTGCACTGGCGGACTCTTCGCCTGGTCGCTGTTCGCCAAGGTCCCGCTCGTCAAGGCCAGCTCACAGGCCCGCATCGAGCCACACAACGCCGTCCATCGCATCGAGCCGCCCAGCGCGGGCAGGGTCGTGCTCTCGCGGCTCAAACTCGACCAGGAGGTCAAGGAGGGCGACCTTCTCATTGAGTTCGACGCACGGGCCGAGCGCCTCGAACTCGAGCGGAGCAAGGCGACGCTCGCCGCGACCGAGAAGGAACTCGCCATCATCCGCCAGCAGATCACCAACAAGCATGAAGAGGCGGCTTTGACGGCGAAGGTGGACGAGGTCGCGGTCAAGGAGGCGCTGGGGAGGGAGCAGGAGCTCGCGCCCAGGCACCGGCTCGCGGTGGAGCGCGCGCAGCTGGCCCTCAAGAGCCCGACGGGCTCGGTCTCGGAGATGGAGAAGCTCGAGCGCACGACCGATGTCGACGCGCTCCGCTTCGCGCAGACGGCGCAGGGCCTGGCGCTCATCCGACTGCAGCGCGAGCAGAACGTGCGCCGTCAAGCCCTCGCCGCGCAGCTGCTGGAACTCGAGCGCGAGCAGCTGGGCGCCGAGGGGCGGATCCGGGATCTCCAGGGCACCATCGACCGCCTCGAGTACCAGATCGAGCGGAAGCTGTATCGGGCGCCGGCCACGGGCCACCTGGTCGACGTGGCGGAGCTCGGCGCGGGAGCGTTCATCGCCGACGGGCAGCGGGTCGGCACCATCGTCGCGAGCGATGCCGAGGTCCGGGTGCGCGCCCGTTTCCCGAAGGAGGTCGTCGGGTTGATCCAGCCCGGTCAAACGGCGCGCCTCAAGCTCGACGGCTACCCGATGACCATCTACGGGACGGTCCCCGCCAGGGTGACGGCCGTCGGGACCGAGCCCGGCCAGACCGCCACGCCCGAGGCCATCCCCGGAACGGTGCGCGTCGAGCTCAAGTTCGCACCGCCGGACGATCCGCGCATCCAGCTGCGCCACGGCATGACCCTGGTGGTGGAGGTCGAGGTCGCGCGGGCGTCGCCTGTCGCGCTGCTGATGCGGGCGGTCGGCGAATGGAATCCGCAGCCTGAAGAACCGCCCACGACCGTGTTTCGGCCCGAAGCCGAGGCCCGCTGA
- a CDS encoding ATP-binding cassette domain-containing protein, with translation MAPPRRRRSIIPEVIQISATDCGPASLKSLFAGMGAELNYRVLREVCQTDVDGTSIVTLDEVANQLGLDSEQVMLPLDHVVVPEAKALPAIIVTLSAGGRPHFVVLWKRVGPFIQVMDPAAGRHWTRISTLQRHLYQHTTSVPATGWREWAGSEEAVATIERRLLDLGATQARALVARALEDPGYLSIARLDAACRASEAMIRAGAVRRGRTAAGLLQSMIAKDDSGEVPIPAAYWSVRPNPEVEGEVSMTGAVLMRVRGWREASRAGEDAPRAVLASDLATELVAKQVGPARTLLRLRGEDSWVVPGLIAVGLVFATFGRILQALMLRGVLDLGRDLGTFAQRATGMAVLAGVALCFMLIQIPISLGLLGIGRRLEVRLRKAYFEKLPEMEDRYFQSRLASDMASRTHHIQAMRSLPLLLAQALILSLEVASITAALIWAAPHAWHIVLALAAVTLLVPLIAQKLLFEPDLRVQMHSGALSGFTLNALVGLTPIRIHGAERSLRRAQETLLVSWSKARYWLQTLSVGFEGGLMLMSYGLVMLLVYSYLEGTDRASLVLLVVYWALRFPILGQRLMMLSRAFPNAMNRVRRLLDVIGDIKDPPARPEAPVQEPVAPAAAAGGVSIVMEKVRVKGGGHTILDKVSLNIAPGEHVAVVGVSGAGKSTLVGLLLGWLRPARGEIKIDGQVLDQAAVERLRRTTAWVDPAISLWNQSLIDNLRYGNDGAHGWSLSGALKGAEMLDILEALPDGLQTSLGEGGGLVSGGQGQRVRLARAMLRSGVRLAILDEPFRGLDRDRRARLLAESRRLWADITLLCVTHDVEHTQEFDRVLVVENGRILENGPPKELLANKESRYAALLRADQENRTLLWGGGRWRQWWLSDGQLVERSTPKPVGTPVVEPVAGALERVG, from the coding sequence ATGGCTCCTCCCAGGCGTCGGCGCTCGATCATTCCCGAGGTGATCCAGATCTCGGCGACGGATTGCGGCCCCGCTTCACTCAAGAGCCTGTTCGCGGGGATGGGCGCCGAGCTCAACTATCGCGTCCTTCGCGAAGTGTGTCAGACGGACGTCGATGGCACCTCGATCGTCACCTTGGATGAAGTCGCGAACCAGCTCGGGCTCGACTCCGAGCAGGTGATGCTTCCGCTCGATCACGTGGTGGTCCCCGAAGCCAAGGCGCTTCCCGCCATCATCGTCACGCTCAGCGCGGGAGGACGGCCCCACTTCGTGGTGCTGTGGAAGCGCGTCGGCCCGTTCATCCAGGTCATGGACCCGGCGGCGGGCCGTCACTGGACCCGGATTTCGACGCTGCAGCGCCACCTGTACCAGCACACCACGTCCGTTCCGGCGACCGGCTGGCGCGAATGGGCCGGGTCCGAGGAGGCGGTCGCGACGATCGAGCGCCGCCTGCTGGACCTGGGTGCGACGCAGGCGCGGGCGCTGGTTGCCCGGGCGCTCGAGGACCCCGGGTATCTGTCGATCGCCAGGCTCGACGCCGCATGCCGGGCGTCCGAAGCGATGATCCGCGCGGGCGCCGTCCGGCGAGGCCGGACGGCGGCGGGTCTGCTGCAATCCATGATTGCGAAGGACGATTCCGGCGAAGTGCCCATTCCCGCTGCCTATTGGTCCGTTCGCCCCAACCCGGAGGTGGAGGGCGAGGTGTCGATGACCGGCGCGGTGCTGATGCGGGTTCGCGGTTGGCGCGAGGCTTCGCGCGCAGGCGAAGACGCGCCGAGAGCCGTGCTCGCGAGCGACCTGGCGACGGAGCTCGTCGCCAAGCAGGTGGGCCCCGCGCGAACGCTGCTCCGCCTGCGCGGCGAAGATTCGTGGGTCGTTCCGGGCCTGATCGCGGTGGGTCTGGTGTTCGCCACCTTCGGGCGGATCCTGCAAGCGCTGATGCTCCGTGGCGTGCTCGACCTGGGGCGCGACCTCGGCACGTTCGCGCAGCGTGCGACGGGCATGGCCGTTCTGGCGGGCGTCGCGCTCTGCTTCATGCTCATCCAAATCCCCATTTCGTTGGGATTGCTCGGCATCGGCCGCCGGCTCGAGGTGCGGCTGCGGAAGGCGTACTTCGAGAAGCTCCCCGAGATGGAGGACCGCTATTTCCAGAGCCGGCTCGCCTCCGACATGGCGTCTCGCACGCACCACATCCAGGCGATGCGGTCGCTGCCGCTCCTGCTCGCGCAGGCCCTGATCCTGTCGCTCGAGGTCGCGAGCATCACTGCCGCGCTCATCTGGGCCGCACCGCACGCATGGCACATCGTGCTCGCGCTCGCGGCGGTCACGCTGCTCGTGCCCCTGATCGCGCAGAAGCTGCTCTTCGAGCCCGACCTGCGCGTGCAGATGCATTCAGGCGCGCTCAGCGGATTCACCCTGAACGCGCTCGTCGGGCTCACGCCGATCCGGATCCACGGCGCCGAGCGGTCGCTGCGCCGCGCGCAGGAGACCTTGCTCGTCAGCTGGAGCAAGGCGCGCTATTGGCTCCAGACGCTGTCGGTCGGGTTCGAAGGCGGGCTGATGCTGATGAGCTACGGCCTCGTCATGCTGCTCGTCTATTCGTACCTCGAGGGCACCGATCGGGCTTCGCTGGTGTTGTTGGTCGTCTATTGGGCGCTGCGGTTCCCCATCCTCGGCCAGCGGCTGATGATGCTGAGCCGCGCGTTCCCGAATGCGATGAACCGGGTTCGCCGGCTCCTCGACGTCATCGGCGACATCAAGGATCCGCCGGCCCGGCCGGAGGCGCCGGTGCAGGAGCCTGTCGCGCCCGCGGCCGCCGCAGGCGGCGTTTCGATCGTGATGGAGAAGGTCCGCGTGAAGGGCGGCGGTCACACCATCCTCGACAAGGTTTCCTTGAACATCGCCCCCGGCGAGCACGTGGCCGTGGTCGGCGTCTCAGGAGCAGGCAAGTCGACGCTGGTCGGCCTTTTGCTCGGCTGGCTCCGGCCGGCGCGCGGCGAGATCAAGATCGACGGGCAGGTGCTCGATCAGGCCGCTGTCGAGCGGCTGCGGCGCACCACGGCCTGGGTGGATCCGGCGATCAGTCTCTGGAACCAGAGCCTCATCGACAACCTCCGGTATGGCAACGACGGCGCGCACGGCTGGTCACTGTCGGGGGCGCTCAAGGGCGCCGAGATGCTCGACATCCTCGAGGCGCTTCCAGACGGACTGCAGACGTCGTTGGGCGAAGGCGGAGGGCTGGTCTCGGGCGGCCAGGGCCAGCGCGTGCGCCTGGCGCGCGCGATGCTTCGCTCCGGCGTGCGCTTGGCCATCCTCGACGAGCCCTTTCGCGGTCTCGATCGCGACCGGCGCGCGCGGCTCCTCGCCGAGTCCCGGCGGCTCTGGGCAGACATCACGCTCCTCTGTGTCACCCACGACGTCGAGCACACCCAGGAGTTCGATCGCGTGCTCGTGGTCGAGAACGGTCGGATCCTCGAGAACGGGCCGCCGAAGGAGCTGCTCGCGAACAAGGAGTCGCGGTACGCCGCGCTCCTTCGCGCCGACCAGGAGAATCGCACGCTGCTCTGGGGCGGTGGGCGCTGGCGCCAGTGGTGGCTTTCGGACGGCCAGCTGGTGGAGAGGTCGACGCCGAAGCCGGTGGGGACGCCGGTCGTGGAGCCCGTCGCAGGCGCGTTGGAGCGGGTGGGATGA